A stretch of the Opisthocomus hoazin isolate bOpiHoa1 chromosome 2, bOpiHoa1.hap1, whole genome shotgun sequence genome encodes the following:
- the SELENOI gene encoding ethanolaminephosphotransferase 1 isoform X2 yields the protein MQYVSAEQLAGFSKYKYSAVDSNPLSLYVMHPFWNTIVKIFPTWLAPNLITFSGFLLLVFNFFLMAYFDPDFYASAPDHQHVPNGVWVIVGLLNFIAYTLDGVDGKQARRTNSSTPLGELFDHGLDSWACVYFVVTVYSTFGRGSTGVSVFVLYLLLWVVLFSFILSHWEKYNTGILFLPWGYDISQVTISIVYIVTAIVGVEAWYAPFLFNFLYRDLFTTMIIACALTVTLPMSLYNFYKAYKNNTLKHHSVYEIMLPLVSPVLLFLLCTTWIFVSPTDILEVHPRLFYFMVGTAFANISCQLIVCQMSSTRCQPLNWMLLPIAAVLGVVMSGLAPGSETLLLYVLTALLTLAHIHYGVVVVSQLSRHFNIRPFSLKKPTPD from the exons TACAGTGCCGTGGACAGCAACCCCCTGTCTCTGTACGTCATGCACCCCTTCTGGAACACGATCGTGAAG ATCTTCCCTACCTGGCTGGCCCCAAATTTGATAACGTTTTCTGGCTTCCTGCTGCTTGTCTTCAACTTCTTCCTCATGGCATACTTCGACCCTGACTTTTATGCTTCTG CTCCTGATCACCAGCACGTTCCCAACGGAGTGTGGGTGATTGTGGGTCTCCTCAACTTCATTGCCTATACGTTAG ATGGTGTTGACGGGAAACAGGCTCGGCGGACCAACTCCAGCACGCCCCTGGGAGAGCTCTTTGATCACGGCCTGGACAGCTGGGCCTGCGTGTACTTTGTCGTGACAGTCTACTCCACCTTTGGGCGAGGCTCCACGGGTGTCAGTGTCTTCGTTCTCTACCTCCTCTTATGGGTGGTCTTGTTCTCGTTCATCCTCTCCCACTGGGAGAAGTACAACACGGGGATCctcttcctgccctggggatATGACATCAGCCAGGTG aCCATTTCAATTGTCTACATAGTGACAGCCATTGTGGGAGTTGAGGCCTGGTATGCACCTTTCCTGTTTAATTTCTTATATAGAGACCTATTCACTACAATGATTATTG CTTGCGCGCTCACCGTGACGCTGCCGATGAGCCTCTATAACTTCTACAA GGCTTATAAAAATAACACCTTGAAACACCACTCTGTGTATGAAATCATGCTGCCGCTGGTGTCCCCAGTGTTGCTGTTCCTGCTCTGCACCACCTGGATCTTCGTGTCCCCGACAGACATCCTGGAGGTCCATCCCAGGCTCTTCTACTTCATGGTTGGAACAGCCTTCGCTAACATTTCT TGCCAGCTGATCGTCTGTCAGATGAGCAGCACGCGCTGCCAGCCTCTCAACTGGATGCTGCTCCCCATCGCGGCGGTGCTCGGCGTGGTGATGTCTGGGTTGGCGCCCGGCAGCGAAACGCTGCTCCTCTACGTGCTGACCGCTCTCCTCACCCTGGCGCACATCCACTACGGAGTGGTCGTG GTGAGCCAGCTGAGCAGGCACTTCAATATACGGCCCTTCTCGCTAAAGAAGCCCACGCCAGATTGA
- the SELENOI gene encoding ethanolaminephosphotransferase 1 isoform X1 — protein MQYVSAEQLAGFSKYKYSAVDSNPLSLYVMHPFWNTIVKIFPTWLAPNLITFSGFLLLVFNFFLMAYFDPDFYASAPDHQHVPNGVWVIVGLLNFIAYTLDGVDGKQARRTNSSTPLGELFDHGLDSWACVYFVVTVYSTFGRGSTGVSVFVLYLLLWVVLFSFILSHWEKYNTGILFLPWGYDISQVTISIVYIVTAIVGVEAWYAPFLFNFLYRDLFTTMIIACALTVTLPMSLYNFYKAYKNNTLKHHSVYEIMLPLVSPVLLFLLCTTWIFVSPTDILEVHPRLFYFMVGTAFANISCQLIVCQMSSTRCQPLNWMLLPIAAVLGVVMSGLAPGSETLLLYVLTALLTLAHIHYGVVVVSQLSRHFNIRPFSLKKPTPDULGVEEEKIGLRSAEVL, from the exons TACAGTGCCGTGGACAGCAACCCCCTGTCTCTGTACGTCATGCACCCCTTCTGGAACACGATCGTGAAG ATCTTCCCTACCTGGCTGGCCCCAAATTTGATAACGTTTTCTGGCTTCCTGCTGCTTGTCTTCAACTTCTTCCTCATGGCATACTTCGACCCTGACTTTTATGCTTCTG CTCCTGATCACCAGCACGTTCCCAACGGAGTGTGGGTGATTGTGGGTCTCCTCAACTTCATTGCCTATACGTTAG ATGGTGTTGACGGGAAACAGGCTCGGCGGACCAACTCCAGCACGCCCCTGGGAGAGCTCTTTGATCACGGCCTGGACAGCTGGGCCTGCGTGTACTTTGTCGTGACAGTCTACTCCACCTTTGGGCGAGGCTCCACGGGTGTCAGTGTCTTCGTTCTCTACCTCCTCTTATGGGTGGTCTTGTTCTCGTTCATCCTCTCCCACTGGGAGAAGTACAACACGGGGATCctcttcctgccctggggatATGACATCAGCCAGGTG aCCATTTCAATTGTCTACATAGTGACAGCCATTGTGGGAGTTGAGGCCTGGTATGCACCTTTCCTGTTTAATTTCTTATATAGAGACCTATTCACTACAATGATTATTG CTTGCGCGCTCACCGTGACGCTGCCGATGAGCCTCTATAACTTCTACAA GGCTTATAAAAATAACACCTTGAAACACCACTCTGTGTATGAAATCATGCTGCCGCTGGTGTCCCCAGTGTTGCTGTTCCTGCTCTGCACCACCTGGATCTTCGTGTCCCCGACAGACATCCTGGAGGTCCATCCCAGGCTCTTCTACTTCATGGTTGGAACAGCCTTCGCTAACATTTCT TGCCAGCTGATCGTCTGTCAGATGAGCAGCACGCGCTGCCAGCCTCTCAACTGGATGCTGCTCCCCATCGCGGCGGTGCTCGGCGTGGTGATGTCTGGGTTGGCGCCCGGCAGCGAAACGCTGCTCCTCTACGTGCTGACCGCTCTCCTCACCCTGGCGCACATCCACTACGGAGTGGTCGTG GTGAGCCAGCTGAGCAGGCACTTCAATATACGGCCCTTCTCGCTAAAGAAGCCCACGCCAGATTGACTAGGAGTGGAGGAAGAGAAAATCGGCTTGCGGTCAGCAGAAGTACTGTAA